The following coding sequences are from one Venturia canescens isolate UGA chromosome 5, ASM1945775v1, whole genome shotgun sequence window:
- the drd gene encoding nose resistant to fluoxetine protein 6 isoform X2 — translation MFDATAKIPSGLLSGNVNQFGDFDECLGIESDEGIRGQYCLAYLQLEVDESRPDLKNLHRLLHSHYAFRSNMSDPGHRLPRFSTVNWAVCTPAACSSKDVEVSLRETIAKHTLDTGLKIRVQVDKDMCQVQRTEKLPTATLIVGFLFVAIVVLSIVAGVCDHCEANVSEIILSFSLKRNIEKLVSLKRGDGDIATLHGIRTLNAFMLIVAHKSMALVFNPYINRTEMTEYIGRPWTVIGRAASLYTDLFIMLSGLLTTYAFVGRLKKTGNLDVKKEYLSRLVRLIPTLGALILFCTHIMPFIGSGPQWNLVVTHHAEICKETWWRNFLFIHNYFGFENMCLTHTHHLGIDTQLFALSPLLVMLLYKRPKIGSLVLVLIATLSTALRYHVTIHKNLNNYVFFGASIRQLFDTANFSYILPSHRLTVYIMGIFLGYLLKNYPVNYRMSNTALNIGWIVSSLMTLGAFFGPAGMGSIHYVHNPMHAALYSAFAPIGWCAIFAWLAFISHTGNGGGWLGKLFAWRGFLICTRLSYAIYLTQFPVFFYNVGQTRNNAHYGFFKLMFNMNELGWIIGTSAVLTLLFDTPFRNIKNHLLKKSRIVGAPTKVD, via the exons TGTTCGATGCCACTGCTAAAATTCCGTCCGGATTGTTGAGCGGGAATGTTAATCAGTTCGGGGATTTCGACGAGTGTCTCGGAATCGAATCGGATGAAGGAATAAGAGGGCAGTACTGCCTCGCCTACTTACAGCTTGAGGTCGATGAATCGCGACCGGATCTCAAGAATCTTCACCGCCTTCTTCATTCTCATTATGCATTCAGGAGCAATATGAGCGAT cCCGGTCACCGGCTCccacgattttcaacggtCAATTGGGCCGTCTGCACACCCGCGGCATGTTCGTCGAAAGACGTCGAAGTCTCCTTGAGGGAAACCATAGCGAAGCACACTCTGGACACCGGTTTAAAAATCAGAGTTCAGGTCGACAAGGACATGTGTCAAGTTCAGCGGACGGAAAAGCTGCCGACCGCAACGTTGATAGTCGG ATTTCTCTTCGTCGCCATCGTCGTCCTGTCGATCGTCGCTGGAGTCTGCGACCATTGCGAGGCCAACGTGAGCGAAATTATTCTCTCGTTTTCCCTGAAAcgcaacattgaaaaattggtaTCACTGAAACGCGGAGATGGTGACATCGCCACTCTTCATGGGATCAGAACGCTCAACGCTTTCATGCTCATTGTCGCCCACAAGAGCATGGCACTCGTCTTCAATCCGTATATCAACAGAACCGAGATGACCGAG TACATTGGGAGACCTTGGACCGTGATCGGAAGAGCGGCCAGTCTCTACACCGATCTCTTCATAATGTTATCCGGCCTCTTGACCACGTATGCATTCGTCGGAAGACTCAAGAAGACCGGAAACCTTGATGTGAAAAAAGAGTACCTTTCGAGACTCGTGAG ACTCATCCCCACACTCGGTGCACTCATACTTTTCTGCACGCATATAATGCCGTTCATTGGCTCTGGTCCACAGTGGAATCTCGTGGTCACTCATCACGCTGAAATTTGCAAAGAAACGTGGTGgcgaaactttttatttattcacaatTATTTCGGGTTCGAAAACAtg TGCCTCACACACACTCATCATCTGGGCATCGATACTCAACTTTTTGCACTTTCTCCATTGCTCGTGATGTTGCTCTACAAAAGACCGAAAATCGGTTCCCTTGTTCTCGTCCTGATTGCTACTCTTTCCACTGCACTTCGTTATCACGTGACAATTCACAAGAATCTCAACAATTACGTGTTTTTCGGTGCTTC GATTCGACAACTCTTTGACACTGCTAATTTCTCGTACATTCTTCCATCTCATCGATTGACCGTTTACATCATGGGAATATTCTTAGGGTATCTGCTGAAAAATTATCCGGTCAATTACAGAATGAGTAAT ACTGCTTTGAATATCGGATGGATCGTTTCGAGTCTCATGACATTGGGAGCATTTTTCGGACCCGCTGGCATGGGTTCGATTCATTACGTTCACAATCCAATGCACGCTGCGCTGTACTCTGCTTTCGCACCGATTGGCTGGTGTGCAATTTTCGCCTGGCTCGCTTTCATCTCGCACACTGGAAACGGCGGTG GATGGCTGGGAAAACTTTTTGCGTGGCGAGGTTTTTTGATATGCACCAGACTGAGTTACGCGATTTACCTGACGCAATTTcctgtatttttttacaacgTTGGACAAACACGAAATAATGCTCACTACGGATTCTTCAAGCTTATG TTCAATATGAATGAATTGGGTTGGATAATCGGTACCTCAGCGGTTCTGACGCTGCTCTTCGACACACCGTTCCGGAACATTAAAAATCATCTTCTCAAGAAATCTCGAATAGTCGGAGCCCCCACCAAAGTGGATTGA
- the LOC122410777 gene encoding ensconsin-like: MEGFRAFAVWLLLLGVVGTLGQPHSRDVDSSDAENFDETNVERALERLELVRQIDEERGPRVARGLPSDRKPFKHPTADKMRADRKEAQNQRILKEQHEEEEAQKRDLEAKRQQAAEQKQKEQEAERRAQIERGVRVAVQMEASDNLRAEERARKRGQKELAERVQNANKKRKN; the protein is encoded by the exons ATGGAAGGATTCCGAGCTTTTGCCGTTTGGCTTCTACTTCTCGGCGTCGTAGGGACGCTCGGCCAACCGCACAGCCGTGATGTCGACAGTAGCGACGCGGAAAACTTCGACGAAACAAACGTCGAGAGGGCGCTCGAAAGACTCGAGCTTGTCCGACAG ATCGATGAGGAACGTGGGCCACGAGTCGCCCGGGGCCTTCCGAGCGATCGGAAACCGTTCAAACATCCGACTGCCGATAAAATGAGAGCTGATAGGAAAGAAGCGCAAAATCAGAGAATCCTAAAGGAGCAACATGAGGAAGAAGAGGCGCAAAAACGTGATTTAGAAGCGAAGAGGCAACAGGCGGCAGAACAGAAACAAAAGGAGCAAGAAGCAGAACGGAGAGCGCAAATCGAGCGAGGGGTCAGAGTCGCGGTACAAATGGAAGCGAGTGACAATCTGAGAGCAGAAGAGAGAGCCAGGAAACGCGGACAGAAAGAATTGGCCGAACGAGTGCAAAACGCGAACAAAAAGCGCAAAAACTGA